GAACCAGGTGGACCTCAGGGTCCGAGTGGCGGGGATACCGTTGCCCTTGTACAACCGCACCCGAACTGAAGCTAACGGGTGTGAAACCAGCCCATTGACCGGAGCTGCCCTCCGGCGTCGACACCAACCAGCGGTGGGCCACGCCACAGCCCGGGCCTGGCGGCGCGGCTGGGGGCATCGCTCGCGAAACGTCCCCCCACGCCAAACGCCGCCTGGAAACACCCCAGAACCCAACCGAAGTCAGGACCGGGTGACCGCCGCGCTACCTTGGGACGCTCGCGGCGATCCTCTCCATGGGAAGAAACAGCGTCGCGGGGGCGACTGCCGAGGCCACAAAGCCGAAACTCGTGTAGAAGCCCGCGGCATCGGCGCTGGCGGCGTGGACCAACAACGCGCGCACGCCAACCACCGTGGCCGCCCGCGCGCTGCGCGCCAGAGCGTCCCGGAGAAGCTGCGAACCCAAGCCCCGTCCCTGGTGTTCAACGTCAACGGCGAGGCGGCCCAGGAGTATGACCGGGATAGGGTCCGGCGAATTGCGCCGGAGTGCTCCCGGCGCCGTGCTCCTTGCCACGTTGGACGCCGACAAAGAGTAGAAGCCCACCACGCGCCCATGGGCGGTGGTGGCATAGGTGCGCGCGAAACCCGCCGCTTGATTCGAACGGGCGCGCGTCGCGAGCCATCTGTCCAAGCTGGGCTCGCCGCAGCGGAATCCGACCAGGTTGTCCTCGGGCGCCAACAGGCGCGGTTGCGTGTACGCCAATGTCTACTCAAAGAGCGAGGGCCGGGCGAACAACTCCGCCAGTTCCGGCACGGGCGCCGGGGGGGCTTCCAAAGCGGCGGTGAATTCGGCCCACGCGTCCGCCCCCACTTCGAACCGCGGTTGGTTGGAAAGCACCTCCTCGGCACGATCGGTGATCGCGGCGACGGAGAACTCGGTCAGCGTGTCGCCGCTCACTAGGGCTGCTCGCTCGATGGTCGACTTCTCACGCCCGGTCAACCGAAGCGCCAGACGCTGGTCCTTGGTGACGGTAGACATGGACCTATTGTACGCCGAAATGGGACACAGACGGCTGCCCGGTGTTTGCGGGCAGCCGACCGACCGGGTATTGAGCCGGGCGGTCAGAGGCACGCCGGAATCCGTGTAACAGTAAAGGGGTGGTGTTTGCGAGAAGGCGTGTGCTCGGTGTCCTGGTTGTCTTGGCTCTGACGGGGGGCGGCGCGGCCGCTTGCACCGGCGACGACGGGCCGCCGCCTCCCCCGGCCGTCGAGAAGCCCGCAGCCGAGTTGGCCGAGGCGCTGGCCAGCGGCGACTTCTCCCAGGCCGCGTTGCGGGGCGTCAGCGCCGCGCAGGCGGGCGAGGTCTGGGAGCGGGTGACCTCCGGGCTCAGTCCGCTCCAAGCCGACTACGAGGTGGTTTCAGCGCAGGTCGACCCGGCGCAGGAGGGCGAAGCCTCCCCGCCGCCGCCCACCGCGACCGCCCGGTTCCAGGCCTCGTGGCGAAGCCCCGGCCAGGAGGAGCCGGTCTGGCAATACGAGACCACGGCCAGGTTCGAACTGGTCGGCGACGCCTGGCAGGCCGACTGGGATCCCGCCCTGATCGAGGAGCACGTCGGCATGGGCGACCAGTTGGTGGCGAAGTTCACCAACGCGAAGCGCGGCGACATCGTAACCGCCGCCGGCGAACCCATTGTGACCGAGCGCCCCGTGGTCAACGTCGGCATCAACAAGCCGGACGCGACCGGGGACCTGGCCGCCCAGGCCCGCAAGCTCGCCGAGCGGTTGGGGGCGGACCCGGACGCCTACGCCGCCCGCGTGGAGGCGTCCGGCCCGCAGGCGTTCGTGTCCGCGTTGACGATCCGCGCCGAGGACCTCCCGGACTACGACCTCTCAGGCTTCGGGCCCGAGTTGTACCAGCAAGAGACCACCCTGCCGCTCGCCCCCACCCGCGAGTTCGCGCGCCAACTGCTGGGCACGGTGGGCGAGGCCACAGCCGAGGTGATCGAGAACAGCGACGGCCAGATCGCGGCCGGGGATCTGGTCGGTTTGAGCGGCCTGCAGCAGGCCTATGACCAGCACTTACGCGGTGAGCGCGGTCTGGAGATCACTTTGGCTGGGGAGGCCGAGGAGACCGTCTTGGCCAGCGTTCCGCCCACAGCCGGCGCGAACCTCGCGTTGACATTGGACCCGGCTTTGCAACAGGCCGCCGATGCCGCCTTGGCCGGCGTTGAGGGTGCCGCCGCCTTGGTCGCCGTCAAGCCCTCCACCGGCGAAGTCCTGGCCCTGGCCTCCGGCCCGGGCGGGGGCGGGTACTCCACCGCCAACTTGGGCCTCTACCCTCCCGGATCGACGTTCAAGGTGGTCACCACACTGGCCCTGCTGCGGGCCGGGGTCACGCCGGACACGCCGGTGGCGTGCCCGTCCACCGTCACCGTGGACGGCCGGGTCTTCGCCAACTACTCCGACTATCCGTCTTCCGCGACCGGCCAGATTCCGCTGCGAACCGCCGTGGCGCAGTCCTGCAACACGGCATTCATAGGCCAGGCCGGCACGGTCAGCCTTCAGTTATTGGCCGATGCCGCCCGCGACCTCGGCGTGACCGGCCCGTTCGCGCTCGGAGTCGACTCCCCCGCCGGGAGCGTGCCGTTGGACGGCGGCAAGACCGAGCAGGCGGCGGCGTTGATCGGCCAAGGCAAGGTCCAGGTCACGCCGTTGGCGATGGCGGTCGCGGCGGCCTCGATCGGCGCCGGCCACCGGGTCATCCCATCCCTGGTGGTGGACCCGCCGGTGACGAGCGCCGAGACGCCGGGCGGCGAGGGGATAAACGCGGCCGAGGCGGACGACATAGGCCAGATGATGCGGGGCGTGGTCACCGAAGGCAGCGGCAGTCTGCTCGCCTCGCTGGGCGGCGAAGTCCGCGCCAAGACCGGCACCGCCGAATTTGGGACCGGCACTCCCCCGCCCACGCACGCGTGGATGATCGCCATCGACGGCGATTTGGCGGTGGCCGTGTTCGTGGAGCAGGGCGCCTCCGGCGCCAAGACCGCCGGGCCGATCGTCAAGCAGTTCCTGACCGCCGCGCGTTAGCGGGCAGGCCCGATGTCCGGGCGGATCTTCAGAGCCCGGCCCGCCACCCGGGTTTTCGCCAGGTGGCGCATGGTGTCTCGGGAGATCGGCGCGCCGATCTCCACCAGGGAGAAGTTCTTGAACATCTCGATCCGGCCCAGATCAGCGCCATTGAGCGTGGTCTCGCCGGTGATCGCGCCCACAATGGCGCCAGGCGCGGCTCCATGGCCGTGGCCTACGCCGATCCAATAACGTTGCGCGTCGCGCCGCCCCTCGGGCCGACGGCTATATTCGCCGTCCCGGCCCCGGTCGGCGTCGCGCGAATCGCGCCCGCGCGCGCGGTCCCGCCCTCGCCCTTGGGCGCCGCGGTGCTGGTCACGGTCCCCACGGTCGCGTGAGCGCAACTGCGCCAAAGCCGTGTCGAGTTCGCGGTCGTCGGCGCTGGTGGCCGACACGGCGGCATCGTCCACCGACAACGCGGCCAGCGCGGCGGCCAAGGCGACGGGGTCCGCCCCGCCCTCCAGCGCCTCGGTGACCGCGCGGTGGGCGATCTCGAGGCGGCCGGCGGCGATCCGCTCGGGAACGCGGCTGAGCAGGGCGGCGTACTTGTGCTCCGCGACCTGCGCGGCGGTCGGAATGGGGTGCTCGGTGAGCGGGCCGCCGGCGATCCGCTCGATGGAGCGGAGGCGACCGCGTTCGGCGGGGGTGACGAAGGAGAAGGCGATCCCGGCGCGGCCGGCGCGGCCCGTGCGGCCAATCCGGTGGACGTAGCTTTCGCCCTCGCGCGGCAAATCGAAGTTCACCACCAGGCCGATCCGGTCCACGTCCAGGCCGCGGGCGGCCACGTCGGTGGCCACCAAAACGTCAAGAGCCCCGTTTCGGAGCCGTTCCACGATCCGCTCGCGTTCCCGCTGGGTGACGTCGCCGGAGATGCCGGCGGCGTTGATTCCCCGCTGAATCAGTTCCTGGCCGATCTCTTCCGCGTCGGCCCGGGTGCGCACGAACACGATCGCGGCGTCGGCCGCCGAGACCGCCAAAATCCTGGTCAGCGCCTCGACCTTGTGGCGGAAGGGCACCACCGCGTAGCGCTGGTCCACGCCCGCCGCGGCGGCCGGGCCGCTCGCGCCGAAGACTTGCAGGGGGTTGGAGAGGTGGCGTTCGGCCGTCGCCCGGATCGCGGGCGGCATGGTCGCGGAGAACAGCGCCGTCTGGCGCTCCTCCGGGGCCTGGGACAGGATCGTCTCAACCTCTTCGGCGAAGCCCATGCGGAGCATCTCGTCGCCCTCGTCTAGGACCAAGAAACGCAGGTCCTCAAGCGTGAAGGTGCCGCGTTCCAGGTGGTCTATCACGCGTCCGGGCGTCCCCACCACGATGTGCGCCCCGGCCTCCAGAGCCCGCTTTTGCGGTGGATAGGGGGCGCCGCCGTAGACTGCGGCGACGCGCACGCCCCGGCTGGTTTGCGCCAAGTCCTCGATGGCGCCCGCGACTTGCAGGGCCAACTCCCGCGTGGGGGCCAGCACCAGCGCCTGGGTCCGGCTGAGCGAGCGGTCAATCCCGTCCAGCAGCGGCAGCCCGAAGGCGGCCGTCTTGCCCGTCCCCGTCTGGGCCACCCCCACAATGTCGCGGCCCGCCAGCAACGGGGGAATCGCGGCGGTCTGGATCTCGGTGGGCTCGTCAAAGCCCAGGCGCCGTGTCACGTCGAGAAGATGCGGCGGCAGGCCGAGGCCGGCGAAGCCGCCGGCCTCCAAACGGTCCAGCGCGGGCGCAGGGCGATCAAAAGTCATCGTCATTGGGTTGGTTCACACCATTTCACTGTTCGAGGAGCACGGTCCCGCCGCCAGGTTGGCGACGGCCCCGAGCGACCCGAACACTTGAGTGAAGCCGACCGCCTGGCCGGCACGCTCGAAAATCCAAGGGATCGCGAAGGCTCCTAAAAGACCTAAGGACTATACCCCATGGTCAAGGGCGGGCGCATGCGCAGGCGGACCCAAAGCCGGCAATCGGGTGAGAGGCCGGCCTTCGAAGTGGCCGGCTATGAAGGCCAGCACCCGTGGCCACACGTCCGCGCGGGCGCGGGCGATCGCGGTGGGCTCGCCTCCCAGGTGCACCGCGTGCCCAGACGTTTGCGCGTCATTGTGGATCACGCCGGTCGCGGGGCCGTTGGCCGGGCCAAGGGAGTGGCCTGCCCGTTCGTAGGACCAGTGCCACACCGGATGGCCAAAATCTTTGCGCCTGAACCGGTCAACCGCCCAATCGGCGTAGAACGCGGACGGCCACAAGGCGTCATCCCGCCCCGAGACCAACGCCACCGGGCCGGCGGTCTTTTCGACCGCGATCTCGGCCGCGGCATCCTGGTCGTTCCCAAAAGCCTTGGCCGCTCCGGCCAATCCCACCAACGACAAGACCGGAACTCCGTCCCGGTGCGGCGCGCCCTCGCGTCTGGCGGCGTCCTCGGGGGCGGCGGGGCGGGCCCGGCTCGGCAGCGGTTCGCCCCGCCATGTCCAGGCCGGCTTCGGTTCCAAACCACTCCCGACCTTCGCGAAACCGCCGTTGACATAGTTCGACGGCACCCAGGAGACCACCGCGGTGACGGTCTCGGGGAACCAGGCGCCAAGTAGCAAGGACAGTTCGCCGCCCCGTGAGGGCCCGGATGCGATCAGCTTGGACGTGTCGAGTCGCGGATGAGCCGCCGCCCAGGCGAAGGCTTTGCCAAAGTACTCGAGGGGGATTTCCTCCAGCGTCTCCGGCAACAGGTCGCCGAATCGGAAGTAGCCAAGGGCCAGCGCGGCGAAGCCATGCGAGGCGTAGAGGGCCGCTTGCGGCTCCGGCACGCCTCCGTCCGATCCGGGCACCACCACGATCAGGTGATGCGGCCCGACCCCCGGCGGCAGGAACAGCGTTCCCACCAAGCCGTCGTCGCGGACCTCTTCCCGAATGACGCCCGCCGCCACCGGCTCACGCGTCACCGCGGCAGCGGCCACCTCCTGGCCGTCAACCAGGGCGCGGAAGTGGATCTCGTAGGCTCTGAGGTCGTTCTCTATGAAGCGGGCCGACCGTTGACGGCTGGGCGAGCCGGGTGCCAACGCCAACGACCAAACCAGGCCGTTCGGGTCTGCGACCAGATAGCTCCCCTCAATCGGAACGGCTTGCGCTAGGTCGATCTTGCCCGTGTCGTCGGCCAGGAAATACGCCCCCGACTCCCATCTCGACCCGTCGACCGCGTCAACCCGCGCTTCGATGAGGACCAGGGCCCGCGGGTCTAGGCCGGTGATTGTGATTTGGGTGTCGGAGTCGATCAGCGCCCGCTCAGGATTTGCCGTCAAGTGTGCCGCCATCGTCATTGTTCCTTCCAAGTGTCGTAGAACGAGTCGGTGTAGCCGACGGCGTCAAACTTCCAGCCGTGGACCTCGGGGATTGCCCCCACAATCTTGCGCGGAACGTAGATCGGCACCGCGTACGCTTCTTCGGCGATCACCGCCTGTGCCTGACGCGACGCCTCGACCCGAGCCGCCGAGTCGGCCGAGGTGCGGATGACCTCGTAAAGCTCGTCGATTTTGGCGTCAGAGACCAAACCGTAGTTGATCCCGTCGGCCAGTTTGCGGGCGTCGGAGCGTGACGCGAGGATCCCGATCCCCGTGCCCGGGTCGGCGAAGCCGCGGGAGGCGTCCGCCAGGTTGTGCTCGTTTTTCGCGAGGGCGGCAGAATGCGCCGCCGTGTCGAACGGGTGGCGTTCGACCTCCCAGCCGACCTGGTTCAAAGCCGCCGCGATGGCTTCGCCAAGCACGTCCCGCTGATCCGTTTGCGCGTACAGCGAGTTCACGTACCAGTCGATGTGAAGGCGCTGGCCGTCCTTGGTGTAGTAGCCGTCCGCGTCCTTGTCCGCATAGCCCGCCTCTTCCAGCAGGTCGCCCGCTTGGTCCGGGTCGTAGGACCAGGACTTCTCCAGCGCCTCGTTGTAACTGCCCTCCGGCGGGGTGGGCGGCGTCACAGTGGACCAGGCAGGGATGTATTCGCCGCCGTAGACGCTGTTCAACAGGGTCTGGACGTCGATCGAGGACCGGAACGCTTCCCTGACCCGGCGGTCGTCGAACGGCGGGATATTCGGATTCAGCGCCAGGTACCAGGGGGTACCCGCGTTGTCCTTACGCAGAATCTGGTTCCCAGCCCCCTCGACTTCCGGAATATTCAGCGGCGGCACCTGGTCGATCGCGTCCGCCTGGCCCGAATTCAACGACCCGACACGGGACTGGGTGTCCGGGACAAAGCTGATCTCGACCCGGTCCAAGTAAGCCTTGCCTTGGTGCTCCCAGGTTTCAGGCGCCCAGTTGTAGTCTTCGAACCGTTCCAGCACAATCTTGGACCCCTTCTCATAGTCCGCCACTTTGAACGGCCCGGTGCCCACGGACAGCAGCGGGTTGGCGCCGATCTCTGCCGAATCGTGTTCGCTGAGCACCCGGCCGGAGTAGATCGGTATGTGCGGCGTGGACAGCTGATGCAGGAAGCCGCCGGTGGGTTCAGCGAGGGTGACCTCCAATGTGTGGTCGTCAATCACCTTGTTCTCCTTGATTGTGCCGGACAACGAAAGGTCTGGCTCGTTGGCGGCTCGGTCCAGATTCTGTTTCAGAACCGCCGCGTCGAAAGCCGTGCCGTCGTGAAAGGTGATGCCTTGTTTGAGCTTGAGGGTGTAAACCGTCGCGTCGTCGGAGACTTCCCACGATTCGGCCAACTGCGGTTTGTAGGAGCCGTCCTCAGCCTGCGCTATCACCGTGTCGAACACCGACGAGTTGATCGAGTTGACGTTGAGGCTGGGAACCCGGAAGGAGTCCCAGGTGGGCGGCTCGGTGTTGGCGAGGTAGACCAGCGTGCCGCCGTATTCGGGCTCGCCGCTTGCCACCTGCCCGCCGCCTCCAGTGGTTCCGGCGCCGGCGGAGGGGCTGGCCCCGTTGTCGGCGCACCCCGCCAACGCGGCCAAGGCAAGGGCCGCGCCCAGCGCGACGATTCGATGTCTCACAATTGTTTCCTTTCTTCGGTGGCCGCCGGACGTGACGAGTCAGCCCGTCGGCAGCCTGGGGACAGATTCGAGCAGGCTTTGGGTATAGGGGTGCTTCGGGTTGACCAAGACTTCGGCCACGTCGCCCCGCTCCACGACGCGACCCTCGGTCATCACCAGAACCTGGTCCGCGATGTGCGCCACCACGCCAAGGTCGTGTGAGATGAAAAGCAGCGCTATTCCGGTCGCGGCTTGCAGATCCCGCAGCAAGTCCAGCACCTGGGCTTGCACGGACACGTCGAGGGCGGACACCGGTTCGTCGCACACCAGGAGGTCCGGGAGCGTCGCGAGGGCACGGGCCAAAGCCACCCGCTGGCGCTGGCCGCCGGAGACGGCAAGCGGCGAGGCGTCCAGCAGTTCGGCGCCCAAGCCCACCTGTTCCAGCAAGCTGACAGATTGGTCGCGAAGTTCGGCCCGCGGCGCCCCGGCGGCCTTGAGCGCTTCGAACAACACCTGGCCCACTGTGTGCCTTGGGTCGAACGAACCGAGCGGGTCTTGCGAGATTGACTGGACGCGCCGCCGCAGAGGCCGTCGCCGCGCCTCCGCGACCCCCGACCACCGCTTGCCCAGAAATAGGACGGTCCCCGAATCCGGCTCCACATGTCCCAGCACCACTTGCGCCGCTGTTGTCTTCCCCGAACCGGAGTTGCCCACAATTCCGAGCGTTTGTCCGGCCCGAATCGAAAAGGACACGTCGTCCAACGCCCGGATCTCCCGCCCGCCCGGCAGCCGGTAGATCTTGCGCAAGTGCTCCGCGCGCACGATGCCGTCCGGCGCGGCCCGGTCCGGTCCGGCGGCGGACGGCCGTTTCGCCAGGCCCCGCAGCGCGGCGAAGTCCGCGACTGGCGAATCCGACAGCCGCTCCGAGCGGGTGTGAGCGGAAGGCACCGCCGCGATCAAACGCCGCGTGTACGGGTGGTCGGGTCGAGTCAGCACCTGGCGGGTTGGCCCCGCCTCCACCACCTCGCCGTCCTTCATGACCAGGATTCGGTCCGCGATCGCCGCCACGGCCGCCAGATCATGGCTGACCAGCAGAATCGCGGCGCCTGCGGCCTTGAGGTCGGCGAACAGGCGCAGTATCTGGGCCTGAACCACCACGTCGAGGGCGGTGGTCGCCTCGTCGGCGATCAACACTTGCGGACTTCCCGCCAGCGCGGAGGCGATCAGCGCCCGCTGCCGCAAGCCGCCGGAGAGCTGGTGCGGATACTGGCGAACACGCTCGTGGGGCTCGGGGACGCCGACTTTTCCGAGGAGCAACTCGGTGTGGAACCGACGCTCCCGGCGACCCAGTTTGGTGTGCACCTGGAGCCCCTCGCCGATCTCGGCGCCAATGGTGCGGAGCGGATCAAGCGACACCAGAGCGTCCTGAGAGATCAACCCGATCCCCTTGCCGCGCAGCTCCCGCCAATGCCGCTTGCCCGCCGCCAACAGATTGTGACCCCGAAAGCGCAGCTCCGTAGCGGTGACACGGGCGCCGGGGCCAGCCAGACCGAGCAAGGACCGCGCCGTCACCGATTTGCCGGCGCCGGACTCCCCGACCAACGCCAGGCATTCGCCGCCGGTCAGCGCGAAGGAGACACCGCGAGCCACCGGAGAACCCTCCCCGAACGCCACCTGGAGGTCTTTCACCTGAACAATGGGCCCGCGGTAGTACTCGCCGCCCGCCGCCATCAGCCCGGCCAGCTCAGGCAACGCGGACGCGAGAACTTCTTGGCCGCTCACAGCGCGCTCCTCTTGTTGACGAAACGCTGCTGGAGCCAGCGCCCGGTGACGGTCACCGCGATCACCGTGACAGTGATGAACAGTCCCGGCCAGATCCCCGCCCAAGGCGCCAGCGACAGGTACTGACGAGCTTGAGACAGCATCAAACCCCATTCCGGCGCGGGCGGCACGGCGCCCAACCCCAGGAAACTGAGCGCCGCCCCGAAGATGATCGCCGTCCCGACGTGAAGGACGCCCGCCACCAGCGCGGGCCCCAAAGAGTTGAGCGCGATGTGCCGCCACAGGACCTCGAACCGGGAAAGGCCCAACTCGCGGGCCGCCCGCACGAACGGCTCTTGGCGGACCCGCAGCACCTGCGAGCGCACCAACCGGGCAGAACCGGGAATTCCGCCAATCCCGACCGCGAGGATCACGCTGAGTTGCCCGGGGCCGGCGATGGCGATCGTGATCAGGGCCAACAGGACCTCCGGGAAAGCCATCAGGACATCCAGCGCCCGTGTCGCCGCCTGGGCGGCCGCTCCGCGCAGCGAGCCGGCCGCCACCCCTGCGGCAATCCCCCCGATCAGCGACAGCGCCGAGGCGCCAAAGCCCAACGACAACGAATATCGAGCGCCGCCAATCACCCTGGACAGCACGTCGCGGCCTAGCTGGTCGGTCCCGAACGGGTGGGACCAGCTGGGCGGCCGCAACGCGGCCGCCGGATCAGCCTGGAGCGGGTCGTAGGGCGCCAGCGCGTCTGGAATCAAAGCCGCCAGCACCAGGACCGCCAACACGCCGACCGCGATGAACACCGACGGCGGCGCCTTGGCGGTTCGGTTGTCGCGGGCCGGCGTCGTCCGCGAGGCGGCCCGGCCAAGGGTTCCGGTCATTCCGTCTACACCCCCCTCAGGCGCGGGTCGAGGACCGGGTAGAGCAGATCCACAGCGGTGTTGATCACCACAAAGACGCCCGCAATGACAATCACAAGCCCGGCCACCAGCGGAAGGTCGCGTTCCTGAACAGCCTGGACAAGGACGCGGCCAATCCCGGGGCGGGCGAACAGCGTCTCTAGCACAGCGGAGCCGGACAGCACCCCGGCCAGAATGGAACTGGACAAGGTCACCACGGCGAGGGAGCTGTGCCGCAACACGTGACGGGTCCGGATGGCCCAATCGCCGGCGCCGCGAGCTCGCGCGGTCAAAACAAACGGCTCCGCCAGGGCGTGCTCCATCCGCTCCCTCATCACTTGCGAGATGATTCCCGCAAGCGGCAGCGCCAACGTCAAGGTGGGCAAGACCAAGTGCCTGGGTTCGCCGGCGCCGCTGGCGGGAAGCAGACGGAGCGTGAACGCGAACAGCATGATCACCAACAGCCCGGACCAGAAGGTCGGCACCGACAGCGCGAGCAGTTCGAAGAATTGGGCCAAACGCCGCGCCATCGGCCTGCGCCCGGAGGTGAGCAGCGCCACTCCGACCGCCAGTGCGACGGCGAAGCCCACGGCTGCCACCGCGAACTGGGCGGTCGCGCCCAGTTCGGAGAGAATCACGGCGCTGACCGGAATCCCCCTCGAGTAGCTGGTGCCGAGGTCGCCCCGGACCACTCCCGCCAGGTAGGCGCCGTACTGCTCGATCAACGGCTTGTCCAGCCCCAAGTCGGCGGCGATCCGCGCCCGCAACTCCGGCGTGGCGTTGGTGATTCCAGCCATGATGGTGTCAAGCGGGTCGCCCGGAATCACGTTCACGACCAAGAACGCCAGGGTCACTGCCACCCACACCACGCCCAGCACGCCAGCGAGGCGCGGCAGGACGGCCTTCGCCACGGCCGCGCCCGCCCGCCGAGCCGCGAGGCCTGCCTGCGACGGCGCTGTGGCCGAGGGGGCCAAAGTGTTGGTTGAGGCGGTCACGCTGTTCGCTCCGATCCCGCCGCGACCGGCCCCAAGGGGTTGGCTGTCGCGCCCAAAGGGCTGGCGGCCACACGGGCCGCCAGGTCCTTAGCCGCCTCCGCCGCCAAGGGGTTGTCCAGCACCAGCCGGTCGCGCCTGAGGTGATCCGCGCTGCGGGAGCCGACCAGCAGGCTGGCGCCGGGCAGATCGGCTAGCAGCCAGGCGGCTAACGCCCAGACCGTCCGTTCGCGCGCGGACCCGGCGCCGGAGCCGTCTGGCTCCCCCTGCAGCCAGCCCAAACCGTGCTCTTCGGCCCAACTGGCCGCGATCTGCTCCAACCGACGCCAGCCGCTTGCGTCAAGGCCGTGGCCTGCCAGAGCCCAGTACGCGACGAACGGCACGCCGAGGTCTTCGGCCTGTTCCGCCACCACCCGGTTGGCGCGGTGGATCAGCGAATAGTGGCTTTGGACCGCCGCCAACCGCACCAGCGAGGCCGCCTGCGCAAGCTGGCCGGGAGTCGGTTCGCTGATGCCGACGTGGCCGATGACCCCCTGCTCGCGCAAGTCTTCCAACGCTCCCAATTGGTCCGCCAGCGGATAGTCCGGGTCCACCCGGTGCAAGTAGACCAGGTCCAACCGATCACGCCGCAGGCGCGAGCGGCTGGCGTGGACCTGCTGCCGCAAGTAATCGGGATGTCCCAAGACGCCCCAACGGCCCGGTCCCGGCCGCAGCATGCCCACTTTGGTCGCTACCAGGACCGGCGCCTCGGCGTCCAGCGCCTCCCCGATGATCCGCTCCGCGACTCCCGGCCCAAGCGAATCGGCCGTGTCGAGGTGGTTGTAGCCGGCCGCCACGGCATGGCGCACCAACTGCCGGGACCGATCCGGATCGGCAGGCTCCCCCCAGCCGTCGCCGCCGGTCAGGCGCGCCGTCCCGAACACCAACGGCGAGGTGGCGCGACCGGCGATCCGTACGGCGCCCACGGTTTGTCGTCCCATCGCAGCGCCAGTCTCACTTGGCCCAACGTGGGCGCAGCTCCCCGGCGTCCACGAACAGGTCCAGCTCATTGCCGGGCAGGGGCACCGGGCACAGGAAATGCGGGGAGAACGCGCACGGCGGCAACTCCGCCAGGTTGAAATCCAACACCGTGGCACCCCCGGTTTCGGGCGCCTCCGCCCGAAGGAACCTGAACGGCGGCGAGTCCGGGCTGTTCGACTGATCGCCGAAGACAATGTGATAGCGCCCGCGACCGCCGCGAGCGGCCAGGCGGTACGTCCGGTCCGCCATCTCAAAGGCAAACGACCCGCCCAACTCGACCGACTCCAGGAAGCCGTCGACATGGCCTTGGTCCACGCGTTCTCCCCTGGGCGCCGGCGTGAACCGGGCCGGGACCACCCAATCCGGGTCCCAGGCGGCCACGTCAACGCCGCTAAAGGAGCGCGCCTGATCACCTTTGGGGTCGAATACGCGCAACGCCAGCAGCCCGGCGCGCGCGTGCGGTTGAAAGCGCCTGCCATCCAGTTCGAAGCTTGTGCCGACCGGGAGGACGACTTCGTGGCCTTGGGGCCCCGCCAGCAGTTCGGCGCCTCCGTCCACGTTGGCGGCCTCCCCGCCCTCCACATCCGTCCCGAACACCTGAATGCCGTCGGTCCACCAGCGTCCGGGAACATCGGGGATAGAGCGGGGCAGGGCGTCCAACCACCAGGTCCCGCTCAGCGCGGCGGGGCCGAGCCGGTCTCCCCAATAGTCCTGGCGCCGCGACCGCCACTCCGCATAGGCCTTCGGAGCGGCCGCCTCCCCCGCCACAGCTGGCCGGCCCAGGCCCAACGTCAAACGGTTGGCCCAATTGAAGAACGCGGCGGCGTGGACCAGGTCGGCCAGTTCCAGGTCGCTCAGGCCGGCCGCCGCCAGCCGTTCGACGTCACGAGCGGTCAAGCCGATCGGCGTTAGGGTCAACGCGGCGGCCGCCCGCGCGATCAAGTCCCATCTTTCCGGCAAACCGGCGGCCTGGACGCCTAACTCCAACAGACGGTCGACCACGCCCTCCTCGCCCGAAT
This window of the Bifidobacteriaceae bacterium genome carries:
- a CDS encoding ABC transporter permease produces the protein MTGTLGRAASRTTPARDNRTAKAPPSVFIAVGVLAVLVLAALIPDALAPYDPLQADPAAALRPPSWSHPFGTDQLGRDVLSRVIGGARYSLSLGFGASALSLIGGIAAGVAAGSLRGAAAQAATRALDVLMAFPEVLLALITIAIAGPGQLSVILAVGIGGIPGSARLVRSQVLRVRQEPFVRAARELGLSRFEVLWRHIALNSLGPALVAGVLHVGTAIIFGAALSFLGLGAVPPAPEWGLMLSQARQYLSLAPWAGIWPGLFITVTVIAVTVTGRWLQQRFVNKRSAL
- a CDS encoding aldo/keto reductase, translating into MGRQTVGAVRIAGRATSPLVFGTARLTGGDGWGEPADPDRSRQLVRHAVAAGYNHLDTADSLGPGVAERIIGEALDAEAPVLVATKVGMLRPGPGRWGVLGHPDYLRQQVHASRSRLRRDRLDLVYLHRVDPDYPLADQLGALEDLREQGVIGHVGISEPTPGQLAQAASLVRLAAVQSHYSLIHRANRVVAEQAEDLGVPFVAYWALAGHGLDASGWRRLEQIAASWAEEHGLGWLQGEPDGSGAGSARERTVWALAAWLLADLPGASLLVGSRSADHLRRDRLVLDNPLAAEAAKDLAARVAASPLGATANPLGPVAAGSERTA
- a CDS encoding ABC transporter permease, which produces MTASTNTLAPSATAPSQAGLAARRAGAAVAKAVLPRLAGVLGVVWVAVTLAFLVVNVIPGDPLDTIMAGITNATPELRARIAADLGLDKPLIEQYGAYLAGVVRGDLGTSYSRGIPVSAVILSELGATAQFAVAAVGFAVALAVGVALLTSGRRPMARRLAQFFELLALSVPTFWSGLLVIMLFAFTLRLLPASGAGEPRHLVLPTLTLALPLAGIISQVMRERMEHALAEPFVLTARARGAGDWAIRTRHVLRHSSLAVVTLSSSILAGVLSGSAVLETLFARPGIGRVLVQAVQERDLPLVAGLVIVIAGVFVVINTAVDLLYPVLDPRLRGV
- a CDS encoding CMD domain protein, with translation MPNATLAATPDLVAAWAGITPAVAAERRPVTREQTQASHSALFEPFDDSSFSVRERWLVAAFATALTALDATQRYYAAAAASLDPAAAVVIGAEARANTARGPYGAYAEAGLRGFDEAGPRYHPDQAVRAAVGERLAAALEYAHLLVLRPREADGHAVRRLAQAGWSVDGIVTLAQLVAFLAYQQRVAHGLRLISERRGGDPARPSSGLPIPDAAGGPGADAPPAATGEVLAPCAPRPHGFTREPLEWLPWLKPLAKEELTERHRQGLVDAARANSGYFRLLARDPEILRARTLVDKDIFAASATGLPLAERELAAVAVSRTNGCVFCASVHGRLAARYSGEEGVVDRLLELGVQAAGLPERWDLIARAAAALTLTPIGLTARDVERLAAAGLSDLELADLVHAAAFFNWANRLTLGLGRPAVAGEAAAPKAYAEWRSRRQDYWGDRLGPAALSGTWWLDALPRSIPDVPGRWWTDGIQVFGTDVEGGEAANVDGGAELLAGPQGHEVVLPVGTSFELDGRRFQPHARAGLLALRVFDPKGDQARSFSGVDVAAWDPDWVVPARFTPAPRGERVDQGHVDGFLESVELGGSFAFEMADRTYRLAARGGRGRYHIVFGDQSNSPDSPPFRFLRAEAPETGGATVLDFNLAELPPCAFSPHFLCPVPLPGNELDLFVDAGELRPRWAK
- a CDS encoding ABC transporter ATP-binding protein yields the protein MSGQEVLASALPELAGLMAAGGEYYRGPIVQVKDLQVAFGEGSPVARGVSFALTGGECLALVGESGAGKSVTARSLLGLAGPGARVTATELRFRGHNLLAAGKRHWRELRGKGIGLISQDALVSLDPLRTIGAEIGEGLQVHTKLGRRERRFHTELLLGKVGVPEPHERVRQYPHQLSGGLRQRALIASALAGSPQVLIADEATTALDVVVQAQILRLFADLKAAGAAILLVSHDLAAVAAIADRILVMKDGEVVEAGPTRQVLTRPDHPYTRRLIAAVPSAHTRSERLSDSPVADFAALRGLAKRPSAAGPDRAAPDGIVRAEHLRKIYRLPGGREIRALDDVSFSIRAGQTLGIVGNSGSGKTTAAQVVLGHVEPDSGTVLFLGKRWSGVAEARRRPLRRRVQSISQDPLGSFDPRHTVGQVLFEALKAAGAPRAELRDQSVSLLEQVGLGAELLDASPLAVSGGQRQRVALARALATLPDLLVCDEPVSALDVSVQAQVLDLLRDLQAATGIALLFISHDLGVVAHIADQVLVMTEGRVVERGDVAEVLVNPKHPYTQSLLESVPRLPTG